Within the Nocardia sp. XZ_19_385 genome, the region GTCGAAGGTAACGGCCGACGCCACCTCGAATTCCCAATCCATACCGAGATCATGGCGCTCCGGCCCGAGGTGACAAGCGTCGTGCATACCCACGCGCCGGCGCTGAGCGCCTTCGCCTCACTCGACTGTGAGCTGCGTGCCATCTCCCACGACGCGGTCCCGTTCACATACCCCCAGTTACCCCGGTTCACACAAACCGGCACACTGATCGCGAATCGAGAACTCGGCCACGCGGTAGCCGAACGACTGGGCGAAGCCAACGCCGTGCTGTTGCCCAACCACGGCGCAATCACCGTCGGGCCCGATCCCGCCACCGCGGTCATGTACGCAGTCCTGCTCGAACGCGCCTGCCGCACACAACTATTGGCCCAGGCAGCCGGTGGACCGAACATTTGGTCCCGCGAGGCGGAAACCAGATTCAAACAAGAACAGGTCTGGAATTCGACGCAACTCGACGCCGGATATCAATACTTGCTGCGACGTGCCGAGTCCAGTGCAGCCACAAGTGAACCCGCGAAATATTTCTGATTTCCGCGCCATGCGGACTGAGCTTGCGTTCTTGAAGGGCGTGGATCGCGTGCGCGCGGTTGCTGGCCTTGTGCGGGCAGCAACGTAGTTCTTGCAGGATTTTCCAGGTC harbors:
- a CDS encoding class II aldolase/adducin family protein, which gives rise to MMRPELVSVVQASRALAAAGLGDMVWGHASVRDTDGRGVWMKASGWGFEEIDHTKVVLVGPDGTVVEGNGRRHLEFPIHTEIMALRPEVTSVVHTHAPALSAFASLDCELRAISHDAVPFTYPQLPRFTQTGTLIANRELGHAVAERLGEANAVLLPNHGAITVGPDPATAVMYAVLLERACRTQLLAQAAGGPNIWSREAETRFKQEQVWNSTQLDAGYQYLLRRAESSAATSEPAKYF